In Pseudomonas fakonensis, one DNA window encodes the following:
- a CDS encoding DNA polymerase III subunit chi, with amino-acid sequence MDKQLTSLTHDAHLLDDLESIRELLGDANLQPPLLTETVEQIPLLLDEPAGNDTPPPVAETAPAAPEEDAQTRRQDTLLHLDAELRAAAQLIMQDVINDFTPHIETEIKRRLDARLDRLLKRSE; translated from the coding sequence ATGGACAAGCAGCTGACCTCCCTCACCCATGATGCCCACCTGCTCGACGACCTTGAGTCGATTCGCGAGCTGCTGGGTGACGCCAACCTGCAACCGCCGCTGCTCACCGAAACCGTGGAGCAGATCCCGTTGTTGCTTGACGAGCCGGCCGGCAACGATACCCCGCCGCCGGTCGCCGAAACCGCGCCCGCCGCTCCCGAAGAAGATGCCCAGACCCGCCGCCAGGATACCCTGCTGCACCTGGACGCCGAACTGCGCGCTGCGGCGCAGTTGATCATGCAGGACGTGATCAACGACTTCACCCCGCATATCGAGACCGAGATCAAGCGCCGCCTCGACGCGCGGCTTGACCGGTTGCTCAAGCGTTCCGAATGA